Proteins from a single region of Ziziphus jujuba cultivar Dongzao chromosome 1, ASM3175591v1:
- the LOC107420152 gene encoding uncharacterized protein LOC107420152: MAIVRRPFGYSKVDKEDPDEKIHRRAQFLIYKVLEKADSRRTRPSYLRIRIRKLKVKIGKRLTKLRKSMLIGISAAKVSVGKQVCCQLKTCKRLFSRGERTVLSLPPLFT; the protein is encoded by the coding sequence atggcAATAGTGAGGAGGCCATTTGGGTACTCGAAGGTAGATAAGGAGGACCCAGACGAGAAAATCCATCGAAGAGCACAGTTCTTGATCTATAAAGTATTGGAGAAAGCAGATTCGCGAAGAACGAGACCATCTTATCTGAGAATTAGAATAAGAAAGTTGAAGGTTAAGATCGGTAAGAGATTAACAAAGTTGAGGAAGAGCATGTTGATAGGCATATCTGCAGCTAAAGTTAGCGTTGGTAAACAAGTTTGTTGTCAGCTCAAGACTTGCAAGCGATTGTTTAGCCGTGGTGAGAGGACAGTTCTTAGTCTTCCTCCCCTGTTCACTTGA